Proteins from one Ficedula albicollis isolate OC2 chromosome 3, FicAlb1.5, whole genome shotgun sequence genomic window:
- the LOC101819941 gene encoding taste receptor type 2 member 9-like, which translates to MEACHSPQQSNVTSYGTTILAIISLETFAGVWINAFIVCVLCIGWVKKKTLNSNEKILLLLGCSRFWHLCFSWVYCSFSITYPNYLYVQPTFQLIVFFQSFFNCSNLWVSASCLCFFYCIKIANFRNSFFNYLKVQIDRMVPWLLLASVLSALAIGIVAFDMADGELSYSQNSTGQGHVSKQSGHMDENFFQTYFIYGFGFVTSFTAVICSALLLLFSLWRHKSKMKKNSMNSISMDAHIRAMKSVLSFLITYSINFIFLILTLIPSTKEENHVVFLSLLYLYAFPGVHSLLLIFSSPKMEKALLIWLLSCVKCKVCMR; encoded by the exons atggaAGCTTGTCACTCTCCACAGCAATCCAATGTCACTTCATATGGAACCACAATTTTGGCCATCATCAGCCTGGAGACATTTGCTGGCGTGTGGATAAATGCTTTCATCGTTTGTGTGCTCTGCATTGGCTGGgtcaaaaagaaaaccctgaaCTCTAATGAGAAgatcttgctgctgctgggatgctccaggtttTGGCATTTGTGCTTCTCATGGGTTTATTGCTCCTTTTCAATAACTTATCCCAATTACCTTTATGTTCAACCCACATTTCAACTGATTGTATTTTTCCAGAGCTTTTTTAATTGTTCCAACTTGTGGGTTTCAGCct cctgtctttgttttttttattgtataaAAATTGCCAATTTCAGGAACAGCTTCTTCAACTACCTGAAAGTACAAATTGACAGGATGGTGCCATGGCTTTTGTTGGCATCAGTGCTTTCAGCCTTGGCTATCGGCATCGTTGCCTTTGACATGGCTGATGGAGAGCTCAGTTACAGCCAGAATTCCACTGGGCAAGGACATGTTTCAAAACAGAGTGGGCATATGGATGAAAATTTTTTCCAGACGTATTTTATCTATGGCTTTGGATTTGTCACTTCTTTCACAGCAGTCATCtgttctgccctgctccttctcttttctctctggagaCACAAAAGCAAGATGAAGAAAAACTCCATGAACAGCATCAGCATGGATGCCCACATCAGAGCCATGAAATCTGTTCTCTCCTTTTTAATAACGTATAgcattaactttatttttttgatcCTAACACTAATTCCTTCAACAAAGGAAGAGAATCATGTGGTTTTTCTTAGTTTACTATATCTCTATGCTTTTCCTGGTGTTCATTCCCTTCTTCTGATTTTTAGCAGTCCTAAGATGGAAAAGGCACTGTTAATATGGCTTCTGTCCTGTGTCAAGTGCAAGGTTTGCATGAGGTAG
- the LOC101819738 gene encoding taste receptor type 2 member 7-like has product MEACHSPQQSNVTSYGTIILAIISLETFAGVWINAFIVCVLCIGWVKKKTVNSNEKILLLLGCCRFCYLCISWAYSFLSRIYPNYLYVHTILQLTVFFQTLFNYSNLWVSACLCVFYCIKIANFRNSFFNYLKVKIDRMVPWLLLGSGILALAMGIIAYDIADKPHCSNHNSSRQGNFGKASIRMDKHFFPSFFLAGIGYAASFMAVIFAAVLLLFSLWKHKCKMQTNSLKDLSVDAHIRAMKSILSFLVMYSINFVCLILEMVYVTQKRSHMTSLIVVFQYAFPGLHSLILIFSNPKLEKALLKILSLERSVKHKVCMS; this is encoded by the coding sequence atggaAGCTTGTCACTCTCCACAGCAATCCAATGTCACTTCATACGGGACCATAATTTTGGCCATCATCAGCCTGGAGACATTTGCTGGCGTGTGGATAAATGCTTTCATCGTTTGTGTGCTCTGCATTGGCTGGGTCAAAAAGAAAACCGTGAACTCTAATGAGAAgatcttgctgctgctgggatgctgcaggttTTGCTATTTGTGCATTTCATGGGCATATTCATTTCTCTCAAGAATTTATCCAAATTACCTTTATGTTCATACCATACTTCAActaactgtattttttcaaacATTATTTAATTATTCCAACTTGTGGGTTTCAGCCtgtctttgtgttttttattgTATAAAAATTGCCAATTTCAGAAACAGCTTCTTCAACTACCTGAAAGTAAAAATTGACAGGATGGTGCCATGGCTCTTGTTGGGGTCTGGGATTTTAGCCTTGGCTATGGGCATCATTGCCTACGACATCGCTGATAAACCGCACTGCAGCAACCACAATTCCAGCAGACAAGGAAATTTTGGGAAAGCAAGTATCAGAATggataaacattttttcccttctttttttcttgctggcATTGGATATGCTGCTTCATTCATGGCAGTCatctttgctgctgttctccttctcttctctctctggaAACACAAATGCAAGATGCAGACAAACTCCTTGAAGGACCTCAGCGTGGATGCCCACATTAGAGCCATGAAATCTATTCTCTCCTTCTTAGTGATGTACAGCATCAACTTTGTATGTTTGATCTTAGAAATGGTTTATGTCACACAGAAGAGAAGTCATATGACATCTCTCATTGTAGTGTTTCAGTACGCTTTTCCGGGTCTTCACTCCcttattctgattttcagcaATCCTAAACTGGAAAAGGCACTGCTAAAGATTCTTTCCTTAGAAAGAAGTGTGAAACACAAGGTTTGCATGAGTTAG